One Tursiops truncatus isolate mTurTru1 chromosome 3, mTurTru1.mat.Y, whole genome shotgun sequence DNA segment encodes these proteins:
- the C3H5orf24 gene encoding UPF0461 protein C5orf24 homolog isoform X1, with amino-acid sequence MMHPVASSNPAFCGPGKPSCLSEDAMRAADQFDIYSSQQNKYSHTVSHKPMACQRQDPLNETHLQTTSGRSIEIKDELKKKKNLNRSGKRGRPSGTTKSAGYRTSTGRPLGTTKAAGFKTSPGRPLGTTKAAGYKVSPGRPPGSIKALSRLADLGYGCGTAAFPYPMMHGRAVHGVEETSSEIKPPNE; translated from the coding sequence ATGATGCATCCCGTTGCCAGCAGTAATCCAGCTTTTTGTGGGCCTGGCAAACCTTCCTGCCTCAGTGAAGATGCCATGAGAGCTGCTGATCAGTTTGACATATATTCCTCCCAGCAAAACAAATACAGCCACACAGTCAGCCACAAACCAATGGCTTGTCAGAGGCAAGACCCATTAAATGAAACACACTTGCAGACTACAAGTGGCAGAAGCATAGAGATAAAAGatgaactaaagaaaaagaaaaatctcaaccgATCTGGTAAGCGTGGCCGGCCTTCAGGAACCACCAAATCAGCAGGATACCGGACCAGCACGGGCAGACCCCTGGGAACCACCAAAGCAGCTGGATTTAAGACAAGTCCAGGCAGACCTTTGGGTACAACTAAAGCTGCGGGATACAAAGTCAGCCCAGGGAGACCTCCAGGTAGCATTAAAGCTCTATCCCGTCTTGCCGATCTTGGTTATGGCTGTGGGACTGCTGCTTTTCCTTACCCTATGATGCATGGTAGAGCAGTTCATGGCGTAGAGGAAACCAGCAGCGAAATCAAGCCGCCCAATGAGTGA
- the C3H5orf24 gene encoding UPF0461 protein C5orf24 homolog isoform X2, with product MMHPVASSNPAFCGPGKPSCLSEDAMRAADQFDIYSSQQNKYSHTVSHKPMACQRQDPLNETHLQTTSGRSIEIKDELKKKKNLNRSGKRGRPSGTTKSAGYRTSTGRPLGTTKAAGFKTSPGRPLGTTKAAGYKVSPGRPPGKKQQAFRCSSDA from the exons ATGATGCATCCCGTTGCCAGCAGTAATCCAGCTTTTTGTGGGCCTGGCAAACCTTCCTGCCTCAGTGAAGATGCCATGAGAGCTGCTGATCAGTTTGACATATATTCCTCCCAGCAAAACAAATACAGCCACACAGTCAGCCACAAACCAATGGCTTGTCAGAGGCAAGACCCATTAAATGAAACACACTTGCAGACTACAAGTGGCAGAAGCATAGAGATAAAAGatgaactaaagaaaaagaaaaatctcaaccgATCTGGTAAGCGTGGCCGGCCTTCAGGAACCACCAAATCAGCAGGATACCGGACCAGCACGGGCAGACCCCTGGGAACCACCAAAGCAGCTGGATTTAAGACAAGTCCAGGCAGACCTTTGGGTACAACTAAAGCTGCGGGATACAAAGTCAGCCCAGGGAGACCTCCAG GAAAAAAGCAGCAAGCCTTCAGGTGTTCCAGTGATGCCTGA